A window of Micrococcus endophyticus contains these coding sequences:
- the nudC gene encoding NAD(+) diphosphatase — protein MPVPDPSAPAPEPRHDPAPASAPAAPLALPLAREEVDRGAVARLDPGHLAAAWEREGTEVLWLQGGRAPVADGRLRFTTPSGPVPPQAAYLGRGTAADLGPGGRERAVVAVALEPPAVLPPDAAAALGDAAWVGLRDAAAALSDADAGLFVAAVANANWHAAHRFCSFCGGATAVEAAGWVRRCEACGREHFPRTDPAVIVAVTDPDGRILLGRNAAWPAGRYSCLAGFVEPGESLEHAVVREVAEESGVTVADPRYRGSQPWPFPRSLMLGFTAQAPAGAEPVADGTEILSVRWFEREELAALAREGEITLPGAVSIARALIEDWYGGTLPDAQTLIT, from the coding sequence ATGCCCGTCCCGGACCCCTCCGCGCCCGCCCCCGAGCCCCGCCACGACCCCGCACCGGCCTCCGCCCCGGCGGCGCCCCTGGCGCTGCCGCTGGCGCGCGAGGAGGTGGACCGCGGCGCCGTCGCCCGCCTGGACCCGGGGCACCTGGCCGCGGCCTGGGAGCGGGAGGGCACTGAGGTGCTGTGGCTGCAGGGCGGCCGCGCCCCGGTGGCGGACGGCCGCCTGCGCTTCACCACGCCCTCCGGCCCCGTCCCGCCGCAGGCCGCCTACCTGGGCCGCGGCACCGCGGCCGACCTCGGCCCCGGCGGGCGGGAGCGGGCCGTGGTGGCCGTGGCGCTCGAGCCGCCGGCGGTCCTGCCCCCGGATGCGGCGGCCGCCCTCGGGGACGCCGCCTGGGTGGGCCTGCGCGACGCCGCGGCCGCCCTCTCCGACGCGGACGCCGGGCTGTTCGTGGCCGCCGTCGCCAACGCCAACTGGCACGCGGCCCACCGGTTCTGCTCCTTCTGCGGCGGCGCCACCGCGGTGGAGGCCGCCGGCTGGGTGCGCCGCTGCGAGGCCTGCGGCCGGGAGCACTTCCCGCGCACGGACCCGGCCGTGATCGTGGCCGTCACGGACCCGGACGGCCGGATCCTGCTGGGCCGCAACGCCGCCTGGCCCGCCGGGCGGTACTCGTGCCTGGCCGGCTTCGTGGAGCCGGGGGAGTCCCTCGAGCACGCCGTGGTGCGCGAGGTCGCCGAGGAGTCCGGCGTCACGGTGGCCGACCCGCGCTACCGCGGCTCCCAGCCCTGGCCGTTCCCGCGCTCGCTCATGCTCGGCTTCACGGCCCAGGCCCCCGCCGGCGCCGAGCCCGTGGCGGACGGCACGGAGATCCTCTCCGTCCGGTGGTTCGAGCGCGAGGAGCTGGCCGCGCTGGCGCGCGAGGGCGAGATCACGCTCCCGGGCGCCGTGTCCATCGCCCGGGCGCTCATCGAGGATTGGTACGGTGGGACGCTGCCCGATGCGCAGACCCTGATCACCTAG
- a CDS encoding ATP-dependent DNA helicase UvrD2 has product MSTPDEILRGLDPEQRRAATALQGPVCILAGAGTGKTRAITHRIAYGVASGVFDPHRTLALTFTARAAAEMRTRLRDLGVAGVQARTFHSAALRQLQYFWPQAVGGPMPSLIENKVRLLTEVAQGMRMSVDRAGLRDLAGEIEWAKVSLHAPEGYAEAARGREMPAGWDATTVARLYTGYEEAKTARNMIDFEDVLLILVGILSTEPRIAATIRDQYRVFLVDEYQDVSPLQHRLLDLWLGDRGDLCVVGDASQTIYSFTGATSRFLTDFRERHPDATVVELVRDYRSSPQVVEAANRLLADRTKAGQRDRTMPRWPDPLELVSQRPNGPDPVFAECTDDEAEAGWVADRIRALIDDGVAASEIAVLFRTNGQSQAFETALSSAGIGYQLRGGERFFSRREVRDGILQLRAAARAAQDLTGDDVPDRVRDVLASLGYSAQPPAATGAARERWESLHALVNLAEQLAGSRGAEFTLTELVAELDERAQHQHAPTVQGVTLASLHSAKGLEWDAVFLVGLSEGLMPISFAETQAEVDEERRLLYVGITRAREHLSLTWTLSRGTGGRSTRRPSRFLWAIDPTLGGTREHAPARGSAPGAAKPRRRGATVATCRTCGKPLETGAERKVGRCLDCPATYDEAVLEQLRDWRSRTAAEMKMPAFVVFTDATLVAIAEAMPASPKELLAVPGLGRTKLEKHGEALLELLHGTPTA; this is encoded by the coding sequence ATGAGCACTCCCGACGAGATCCTCCGCGGCCTCGACCCGGAGCAGCGCCGCGCCGCCACCGCCCTGCAGGGGCCCGTGTGCATCCTCGCCGGCGCGGGCACCGGCAAGACCCGCGCCATCACCCACCGCATCGCGTACGGCGTGGCCTCCGGCGTCTTCGACCCGCACCGCACGCTCGCGCTGACCTTCACGGCGCGCGCCGCCGCCGAGATGCGCACCCGCCTGCGCGACCTCGGCGTGGCCGGCGTCCAGGCCCGCACCTTCCACTCCGCCGCCCTGCGCCAGCTGCAGTACTTCTGGCCGCAGGCCGTGGGCGGCCCCATGCCCTCGCTGATCGAGAACAAGGTGCGCCTGCTCACCGAGGTCGCCCAGGGCATGCGGATGAGCGTGGACCGGGCCGGGCTGCGCGACCTCGCCGGCGAGATCGAGTGGGCCAAGGTCTCCCTGCACGCCCCCGAGGGCTACGCGGAGGCCGCGCGCGGCCGCGAGATGCCCGCCGGCTGGGACGCCACCACCGTGGCCCGCCTCTACACGGGCTACGAGGAGGCCAAGACGGCCCGGAACATGATCGACTTCGAGGACGTCCTGCTGATCCTCGTGGGCATCCTCTCCACGGAGCCGCGCATCGCCGCCACCATCCGGGACCAGTACCGCGTGTTCCTCGTGGACGAGTACCAGGACGTCTCCCCGCTGCAGCACCGCCTCCTGGACCTGTGGCTGGGGGACCGGGGCGACCTGTGCGTGGTGGGCGACGCCTCCCAGACCATCTACTCGTTCACCGGGGCCACCTCCCGCTTCCTCACGGACTTCCGGGAGCGCCATCCGGACGCCACCGTCGTCGAGCTCGTGCGCGACTACCGCTCGAGCCCGCAGGTGGTGGAGGCCGCGAACCGGCTGCTCGCGGACCGCACCAAGGCGGGCCAGCGGGACCGCACGATGCCCCGCTGGCCGGACCCGCTCGAGCTCGTCTCCCAGCGCCCCAACGGGCCGGATCCCGTGTTCGCCGAGTGCACGGACGACGAGGCGGAGGCCGGCTGGGTCGCGGACCGGATCCGCGCCCTGATCGACGACGGCGTCGCCGCCTCGGAGATCGCCGTCCTGTTCCGCACCAACGGCCAGTCTCAGGCGTTCGAGACGGCCCTGTCCTCGGCCGGCATCGGCTACCAGCTGCGCGGCGGCGAGCGGTTCTTCTCCCGGCGCGAGGTGCGCGACGGCATCCTGCAGCTGCGGGCCGCGGCCCGCGCCGCGCAGGACCTCACCGGCGACGACGTCCCGGACCGGGTGCGCGACGTGCTCGCCTCCCTGGGGTACTCGGCGCAGCCGCCGGCTGCGACGGGCGCGGCGCGCGAGCGCTGGGAGTCCCTGCACGCCCTCGTGAACCTCGCCGAGCAGCTGGCCGGCTCGCGCGGGGCGGAGTTCACGCTCACCGAGCTGGTGGCCGAGCTGGACGAGCGGGCGCAGCACCAGCACGCCCCCACCGTCCAGGGCGTCACCCTGGCCTCGCTGCACTCGGCCAAGGGCCTGGAGTGGGACGCCGTGTTCCTCGTGGGCCTCTCCGAGGGCCTCATGCCGATCTCCTTCGCCGAGACCCAGGCCGAGGTGGACGAGGAGCGCCGCCTGCTCTACGTGGGCATCACGCGCGCCCGCGAGCACCTGTCCCTGACGTGGACGCTCTCCCGCGGCACGGGCGGGCGCTCCACCCGCCGCCCCTCCCGCTTCCTCTGGGCGATCGACCCCACCCTCGGGGGCACCCGCGAGCACGCACCCGCCCGCGGATCCGCGCCCGGCGCCGCCAAGCCCCGCCGGCGCGGGGCCACCGTGGCCACGTGCCGCACCTGCGGCAAGCCCCTGGAGACGGGCGCCGAGCGCAAGGTCGGCCGCTGCCTGGACTGCCCGGCCACCTACGACGAGGCGGTGCTCGAGCAGCTGCGGGACTGGCGCAGCCGCACCGCCGCCGAGATGAAGATGCCCGCGTTCGTGGTGTTCACGGACGCCACGCTCGTGGCCATCGCCGAGGCCATGCCCGCCTCGCCGAAGGAGCTGCTGGCGGTGCCGGGGCTGGGGCGCACGAAGCTGGAGAAGCACGGCGAGGCGCTGCTCGAGCTGCTGCACGGCACGCCGACGGCCTGA
- a CDS encoding phosphotransferase yields the protein MDRQPLRLAALAAAAVPGLAPVSVEASPDDPADFSTAVVVDGEGQRWRVRSPRTPEAGIRLETELQVLAGLTPAVRAALPFRTPSVAGAVRLEGLRTFVYQDMPGRPVSLDELARLGEPAVQDVGRVLAAIHTLPDDVVDQADLPSYSAEEIRQRHLHALDQAATSGRVPPLLLRRWEEAMEEEALWRFTPVPVHGDLHEDNLLLERGRVVGVTGWTDLHRGDPAADVAWLAAAEDPDLADRVLDAYESRRAAAGAADDGDTHLMRRAALLAEFALAQWLARGLDRHDAAMVAEAEAMLAELAADVRAAQEAQDRQDREQAAADAAEDAADAAADARDDAQRHAAVQEGSAPGGAEPGGASGHRRVTDA from the coding sequence GTGGATCGTCAGCCCCTACGTCTTGCAGCCCTGGCCGCCGCGGCCGTCCCCGGCCTCGCCCCCGTCTCCGTGGAGGCGAGCCCGGACGACCCCGCGGACTTCTCCACCGCCGTCGTGGTGGACGGGGAGGGCCAGCGCTGGCGCGTGCGCTCCCCCCGCACCCCCGAGGCCGGCATCCGCCTGGAGACGGAGCTGCAGGTCCTGGCGGGCCTGACCCCCGCCGTGCGCGCGGCCCTGCCGTTCCGCACCCCCTCCGTGGCCGGCGCCGTCCGGCTCGAGGGGCTGCGCACCTTCGTCTACCAGGACATGCCGGGCCGCCCGGTCTCCCTGGACGAGCTCGCCCGCCTCGGCGAGCCCGCCGTCCAGGACGTGGGGCGCGTGCTGGCCGCCATCCACACCCTCCCGGACGACGTCGTGGACCAGGCCGACCTGCCGTCCTACTCCGCCGAGGAGATTCGTCAGCGGCACCTGCACGCGCTGGATCAGGCCGCCACCTCCGGGCGCGTCCCCCCGCTGCTGCTGCGCCGCTGGGAGGAGGCCATGGAGGAGGAGGCCCTGTGGCGGTTCACGCCCGTGCCCGTACACGGCGACCTCCACGAGGACAACCTGCTGCTCGAGCGCGGCCGCGTGGTGGGCGTGACCGGCTGGACCGACCTGCACCGGGGCGACCCGGCCGCGGACGTGGCGTGGCTGGCCGCCGCCGAGGACCCGGACCTGGCCGACCGCGTCCTGGACGCCTACGAGTCCCGCCGGGCCGCGGCCGGGGCCGCCGACGACGGCGACACGCACCTGATGCGCCGCGCCGCCCTGCTGGCCGAGTTCGCGCTCGCCCAGTGGCTCGCCCGCGGCCTGGACCGCCACGACGCCGCCATGGTGGCCGAGGCGGAGGCCATGCTGGCCGAGCTCGCGGCGGACGTGCGCGCCGCGCAGGAGGCCCAGGACCGGCAGGACCGGGAGCAGGCCGCCGCGGACGCGGCCGAGGACGCCGCCGACGCGGCGGCCGACGCCCGCGACGACGCGCAGCGCCACGCGGCCGTGCAAGAGGGCTCGGCGCCGGGCGGCGCGGAGCCGGGCGGAGCCTCCGGCCACCGCCGGGTCACCGACGCCTGA
- a CDS encoding ThiF family adenylyltransferase, protein MPAAPSSALSDALSSAEPGAVRPALDPGPPGAGWEPPVDVHVAGLDPVGVAVAHALAGAGAHRMALWDPRPVDAADLGTGLLPGDLGRPRARALERRLLDVAPGLRVYAHHGPLPVLVGQASVAVGDVLDADLAAQALAADHPLLPVRVGPRAVAVGPWCAPGVVGCPLCSLPADPVGPSGRRSARGRATSSGAAGAAAVDALTAQRAAVLVADALRAGPSAGVVRADRASGRTRRARVRPRAGCACDPDALAWGT, encoded by the coding sequence ATGCCCGCCGCCCCGTCTTCCGCACTGTCCGACGCCCTGTCCTCCGCCGAGCCCGGCGCCGTCCGCCCTGCCCTCGACCCCGGGCCTCCCGGCGCGGGGTGGGAGCCGCCCGTGGACGTCCACGTCGCGGGCCTGGACCCCGTCGGCGTGGCGGTGGCCCACGCGCTGGCCGGCGCCGGCGCCCACCGGATGGCCCTGTGGGATCCGCGCCCCGTGGACGCTGCCGACCTCGGCACCGGGCTGCTGCCCGGGGACCTCGGGCGTCCGCGGGCCCGTGCCCTCGAACGGCGCCTGCTCGACGTGGCCCCGGGGCTGCGCGTCTACGCCCATCACGGCCCGCTGCCCGTGCTGGTCGGCCAGGCGAGCGTCGCCGTCGGAGACGTCCTCGACGCCGACCTCGCGGCGCAGGCCCTCGCCGCCGACCACCCGCTCCTGCCCGTGCGCGTGGGGCCCCGCGCGGTGGCGGTGGGGCCCTGGTGCGCCCCCGGCGTCGTGGGCTGCCCGCTGTGCTCGCTGCCGGCCGACCCGGTGGGCCCGTCCGGCCGGCGGTCGGCCCGAGGACGGGCGACGTCCTCCGGTGCGGCCGGAGCGGCGGCCGTGGACGCCCTCACCGCCCAGCGGGCGGCCGTACTCGTCGCCGACGCCCTGCGGGCCGGCCCGTCGGCCGGCGTGGTGCGGGCCGACCGGGCGAGCGGGCGCACCCGCCGGGCGCGGGTCCGGCCGCGGGCCGGGTGCGCGTGCGATCCGGACGCGCTCGCCTGGGGCACGTGA